A single region of the Bdellovibrionales bacterium genome encodes:
- a CDS encoding helix-turn-helix domain-containing protein — protein SRSLKYMAECLGVSRSTISRELSRG, from the coding sequence AAAGCAGAAGTTTAAAGTATATGGCGGAGTGCCTTGGAGTGAGCCGCTCTACGATTTCAAGAGAACTGAGTAGAGGGTGA